One Methylocaldum marinum DNA window includes the following coding sequences:
- a CDS encoding FmdB family zinc ribbon protein yields MPTYEYQCQACKNEFTAMHKISEAAPNCPNCGGDVRKKLSAPAVHSGSGSRKETAMSQGHGCGAGACGCRH; encoded by the coding sequence GTGCCAACTTACGAATATCAGTGCCAAGCCTGTAAGAACGAATTCACCGCGATGCACAAGATCAGCGAGGCGGCGCCCAACTGCCCGAATTGCGGCGGTGACGTGCGGAAAAAACTATCGGCTCCGGCCGTGCATAGTGGCAGCGGCTCCAGAAAAGAGACTGCCATGAGCCAGGGACACGGTTGTGGAGCCGGGGCATGCGGCTGTAGGCACTAA
- the hemJ gene encoding protoporphyrinogen oxidase HemJ, giving the protein MMWLKAFHLIFMVTWFAGLFYLPRLFVYHTMSADAVSVERFKIMERKLYFGIMTPGMVLTLLFGLWMLHDYAWEAYGDSGWLRAKLFLLGLLVGYHVLCGKWLQELKYDRNTHSHIFFRWMNEVPVFFLFSIVLLATLKPF; this is encoded by the coding sequence GTGATGTGGCTGAAAGCCTTTCATCTCATCTTCATGGTGACATGGTTCGCCGGTTTGTTTTATCTACCTCGCTTGTTCGTTTATCACACGATGAGTGCCGACGCCGTCAGCGTCGAGCGATTCAAGATCATGGAGCGCAAGCTCTACTTCGGGATCATGACGCCCGGAATGGTACTGACTCTGCTATTTGGATTATGGATGCTCCACGACTATGCTTGGGAAGCCTACGGTGACAGCGGTTGGTTGCGGGCTAAGCTGTTCCTGCTGGGATTGCTGGTGGGCTACCATGTTTTGTGCGGAAAATGGCTGCAGGAACTGAAGTACGATCGAAATACTCACAGTCATATTTTTTTCCGCTGGATGAATGAAGTACCGGTTTTCTTCCTGTTTTCAATCGTACTTCTGGCAACGCTCAAGCCATTTTGA